In one window of Cellulophaga sp. HaHa_2_95 DNA:
- a CDS encoding gamma carbonic anhydrase family protein, with the protein MIIKTINGNTPKIGEDCFIAENAVIVGEVSMGNQCSVWYSAVLRGDVHYIKLGNKVNIQDGAVIHATYKKSPTTIGNNVSIGHNAIVHGCTIHDNVLVGMGSIVMDDCIVESNSIIAAGAVVTKGTHVPSGTIFAGMPAKKIKDISPELSSGEIDRIAESYVMYSGWFKE; encoded by the coding sequence ATGATTATAAAAACAATAAACGGGAACACACCTAAAATAGGCGAAGACTGCTTTATAGCAGAGAATGCAGTTATTGTAGGAGAAGTTTCTATGGGGAATCAATGTAGTGTATGGTATAGTGCCGTACTTAGAGGAGATGTGCATTATATAAAATTGGGCAACAAAGTAAATATACAAGACGGAGCGGTAATACATGCTACCTATAAAAAGTCACCAACCACTATTGGAAATAATGTATCTATTGGGCATAATGCTATCGTTCATGGGTGCACCATACATGATAATGTGCTTGTAGGTATGGGGAGTATTGTTATGGACGATTGTATCGTTGAGAGTAATAGTATTATTGCAGCGGGAGCAGTAGTAACTAAAGGAACTCATGTGCCTAGCGGTACTATATTTGCAGGAATGCCAGCAAAAAAAATAAAAGATATAAGTCCAGAACTAAGTTCTGGCGAAATAGATCGAATAGCAGAAAGTTATGTGATGTACTCTGGTTGGTTTAAAGAGTAG
- a CDS encoding LytTR family DNA-binding domain-containing protein has translation MKLKAILVEDEANSREILRNYLAKYCPDVTLIGEAATIKEGLALIHDNELDLVFLDVEMPFGNAFDLLEQVPERTFETVFVTAYNNYAMDALNNHAAYYLMKPISIDELIKAVDYVKEIRQKENALEDRILKPKLSTVEGKITIPQQDGFQVLNVADIMYCKADDNYTEIYINDKRIVVSKTLKYFEDALADFSFARVHKSYVVNVNEVVKYVKGKGGSVILSNGKELLVSASKKKDLLAYFE, from the coding sequence ATGAAATTGAAAGCAATTCTCGTAGAAGATGAAGCGAATAGTAGAGAGATTTTACGGAACTATTTAGCTAAATATTGTCCAGATGTTACACTTATTGGTGAGGCCGCTACAATTAAAGAAGGCTTAGCTTTAATTCATGATAATGAATTAGATTTGGTTTTTTTAGATGTAGAAATGCCCTTTGGGAATGCTTTTGATTTATTAGAACAAGTGCCCGAAAGAACCTTTGAGACTGTTTTTGTTACGGCTTATAATAATTACGCCATGGATGCTTTAAACAATCATGCGGCTTACTATTTAATGAAGCCTATTAGTATAGATGAGTTGATTAAGGCGGTAGATTATGTGAAAGAAATTAGACAGAAAGAAAATGCTTTGGAAGACAGAATTTTAAAGCCTAAATTAAGTACGGTAGAAGGTAAAATAACTATTCCCCAACAAGATGGTTTTCAGGTATTAAATGTGGCAGATATTATGTATTGTAAAGCAGATGATAATTATACCGAGATTTACATTAACGATAAGCGGATAGTAGTTAGTAAAACGCTCAAGTATTTTGAAGATGCCTTAGCAGACTTTTCTTTTGCAAGAGTTCATAAATCATATGTAGTAAATGTAAATGAAGTGGTTAAATATGTAAAAGGAAAAGGGGGGAGCGTTATTCTATCTAATGGCAAGGAACTTTTGGTTTCGGCTTCAAAGAAGAAAGATTTGCTGGCTTATTTTGAATAG
- a CDS encoding histidine kinase, giving the protein MYKRQNLFFLILFCCFATFLQAQNLGSSFEIKGSVKGEDNREPISGVTVTTSSGSYTVTNGLGEFRIKAIIGDELMFESASFETVTHVVKSSEDVDVRVRDYIPESKTSSAASKSRNTTSIQQLLDSANSYKKTDIEKSIDFVTKAIVQIGKNGDKTLLSKSYSTLGEIYQYHKQYDLAINSFKESLLALESIKTELLLAQSYLANKEYKNAQSLFSALANKGTLSSFQKAQVYEGLGDVNKGLGATDKAIENYTLGLNLAKTKSITPKITDLNSKIADAYAADNQLEEAEEYYDNSLELSKNEAPQRAVQEKEKVADFYNKRNEYDKEVSLRKKSLEDLKDISAPQKRVAKTSGVNAGSDSISSQRIKYKIGNALLSQQKYDQAIPYLQESIVEAGVDDDLVVQKDATRKLSEVYKYQGDFDKALETYQEYVSIVDTLYVRKEQEISRATRLNREIATKQNRISGLEKERELYQSKYDLVLTSEQLVERQKWLIYSLVFGILLLGLTTYFFYRSNKQQKLANNLLALKSLRTQMNPHFIFNALNSVNNYIAKSDERSANRYLSEFSTLMRAVLENSEEDFIPLTKEIELLELYTKLEHSRFSDKFDYEIKIDKDIDVASYQIPPMLLQPYIENAIWHGLRYKDEKGFLMVDVKNKTKNSIEITISDNGIGRKRSAELKTSNQKKQKSKGMGNIKKRIDILNDMYKDKVDVFITDYKEDGTGTKVSFLLKKDQ; this is encoded by the coding sequence ATGTATAAAAGGCAAAATCTATTTTTTTTAATTCTCTTCTGTTGCTTTGCTACTTTTTTACAGGCGCAAAACCTGGGTTCTAGTTTTGAGATAAAGGGGTCTGTAAAAGGAGAGGATAATAGGGAGCCTATATCAGGCGTAACCGTAACCACCAGCAGTGGTAGCTATACGGTGACAAATGGTTTAGGAGAATTTAGAATCAAAGCTATTATCGGAGATGAGTTAATGTTTGAAAGCGCTTCTTTTGAAACGGTTACTCATGTGGTTAAGAGTTCGGAAGATGTAGATGTCCGTGTTAGAGATTACATTCCAGAGAGCAAAACATCTTCCGCCGCTTCAAAAAGTAGAAATACGACCTCTATTCAGCAATTATTAGACAGTGCAAATTCATATAAGAAAACAGATATTGAAAAAAGTATCGACTTTGTTACTAAAGCTATCGTGCAAATAGGAAAAAATGGAGATAAGACCTTGCTTTCAAAATCATATTCAACCTTAGGTGAAATTTACCAATACCACAAGCAGTATGATTTAGCCATTAATAGCTTTAAAGAGTCGCTTTTAGCTCTTGAGTCTATTAAAACAGAGCTTTTGTTGGCTCAAAGTTATCTAGCAAATAAAGAGTATAAAAATGCACAATCCTTATTTTCAGCCTTAGCCAACAAAGGCACCTTATCTAGTTTTCAAAAAGCGCAAGTTTATGAAGGTTTGGGTGATGTAAATAAAGGATTAGGAGCTACTGATAAAGCTATTGAAAATTATACATTAGGACTTAATTTGGCTAAAACCAAATCAATTACTCCTAAGATAACAGATTTAAATTCTAAAATAGCCGATGCTTATGCGGCAGATAATCAATTAGAAGAAGCAGAGGAGTATTATGATAATTCCTTAGAGTTGTCTAAAAATGAAGCACCACAAAGAGCCGTACAGGAAAAGGAAAAAGTGGCCGACTTTTATAATAAAAGGAACGAATATGATAAAGAGGTTAGTCTTCGTAAAAAAAGTTTAGAAGATTTAAAAGATATAAGTGCTCCGCAAAAACGAGTAGCAAAAACCTCAGGAGTCAACGCAGGGTCCGACTCTATTTCTTCACAGCGTATTAAATATAAAATAGGAAACGCTTTACTATCGCAACAGAAGTATGACCAGGCAATACCTTACCTGCAAGAAAGTATTGTTGAAGCGGGTGTAGATGATGATTTGGTCGTGCAAAAAGATGCGACAAGAAAACTATCAGAGGTCTATAAATATCAAGGAGATTTTGATAAGGCGCTAGAAACCTATCAAGAATATGTGAGTATTGTAGATACTCTCTATGTTAGAAAGGAACAAGAAATTTCTAGAGCTACGCGATTAAATAGAGAGATAGCTACAAAGCAGAATAGAATTTCAGGGTTAGAAAAAGAAAGAGAGTTGTACCAAAGTAAGTATGATTTGGTATTGACGAGTGAGCAATTGGTGGAGCGACAAAAGTGGCTGATATATTCTTTAGTTTTTGGGATCTTACTATTGGGGTTAACTACGTATTTCTTTTATAGAAGTAACAAACAACAGAAACTAGCTAATAATTTATTAGCTTTAAAATCATTGCGTACACAGATGAATCCACATTTTATCTTTAATGCACTAAATTCTGTAAATAATTATATTGCTAAGAGCGATGAAAGAAGTGCTAATCGCTATCTAAGCGAGTTTTCTACGTTAATGCGTGCTGTTTTAGAAAATTCAGAAGAAGATTTTATCCCATTAACTAAAGAAATAGAGCTCCTAGAACTCTATACCAAATTAGAGCATTCTCGCTTCTCGGATAAGTTTGATTATGAAATAAAAATAGATAAGGATATAGATGTAGCTTCCTATCAAATTCCTCCTATGCTATTGCAGCCTTATATTGAAAATGCTATTTGGCATGGACTTAGGTATAAAGACGAAAAGGGTTTTTTAATGGTTGATGTTAAGAATAAAACTAAAAATAGTATTGAAATAACTATTTCAGACAATGGAATAGGAAGAAAAAGGTCAGCCGAATTAAAAACAAGTAATCAGAAAAAGCAAAAATCTAAAGGCATGGGGAATATCAAAAAAAGAATTGATATTCTTAATGATATGTACAAGGATAAAGTAGATGTGTTTATCACTGATTATAAGGAGGATGGCACAGGAACAAAGGTCTCTTTTTTATTAAAGAAAGACCAGTAA
- a CDS encoding VWA domain-containing protein has protein sequence MKNITRIIGLSFLALAATTVYGCEAKVKKDPTTPVIAQAHAPVTHKHINNTVKIALLLDTSNSMDGLIDQAKSQLWDIVNKFAYVKARCGNDTNHDYIRPNLEIALYQYGNDNLSSSEGYIQQVLGFSGDLDEISEKLFSLNTNGGEEYCGQVIQTSLNQLDWGKNADNLKMIFIAGNEPFTQGKLNYKDAVTNATEKDVMINTIFCGNYQQGVSSQWKNGATLTGGDYMAIDHNKHVVHIDTPYDAKIVSLNSKLNTTYIAYGSLGQAKLEKQYTQDSNAMEVEEAVAVKRAVSKSSRLYNNATWDLVDAADDKEFDASTLKKEQLPAALKNKSDKEIVKYISVKKEERTAIQSEIRELNKKREQFITQNQTDGNQGELENAMLSAIKKQAERKNYKWDE, from the coding sequence ATGAAAAATATTACAAGAATTATTGGATTAAGTTTTTTGGCTCTTGCCGCCACAACGGTATATGGTTGCGAAGCAAAAGTAAAAAAAGACCCCACAACGCCGGTTATTGCACAAGCGCATGCCCCGGTAACACACAAGCACATTAATAATACCGTTAAAATTGCATTATTGTTAGACACTAGTAATAGTATGGACGGATTAATCGATCAGGCGAAATCACAGCTTTGGGATATCGTTAATAAATTTGCCTATGTAAAAGCACGCTGCGGGAATGATACAAATCATGATTATATAAGGCCAAATTTAGAAATTGCCTTGTACCAATATGGCAATGACAATTTATCTTCGAGCGAAGGATACATCCAACAAGTATTAGGGTTCAGTGGTGATCTTGATGAAATATCAGAAAAATTATTCTCTCTGAATACCAATGGTGGTGAAGAATATTGCGGACAAGTAATTCAAACATCCTTAAACCAATTAGATTGGGGTAAAAATGCAGATAATTTAAAAATGATTTTCATTGCTGGGAATGAGCCTTTTACCCAAGGAAAATTAAACTACAAAGATGCGGTTACTAATGCTACCGAAAAAGATGTAATGATCAATACTATTTTCTGTGGCAACTACCAACAAGGAGTTTCTAGCCAATGGAAAAATGGCGCTACGCTAACAGGTGGCGATTATATGGCTATTGACCATAACAAACATGTTGTACATATTGACACCCCATATGATGCTAAAATTGTAAGCTTAAATTCAAAATTAAATACTACGTATATTGCTTACGGTAGCTTGGGGCAAGCTAAATTGGAAAAGCAGTACACGCAAGATAGCAATGCCATGGAAGTTGAGGAAGCTGTTGCGGTAAAAAGAGCGGTTAGCAAGAGCTCTAGACTGTATAACAACGCAACTTGGGATTTAGTGGATGCAGCAGACGATAAAGAATTTGATGCTTCAACCTTGAAAAAAGAACAGCTACCTGCTGCTTTGAAAAATAAGTCTGACAAAGAAATCGTGAAATACATCAGTGTAAAAAAAGAAGAACGGACTGCCATTCAATCCGAAATTAGAGAACTGAATAAGAAACGTGAGCAGTTTATCACACAAAATCAAACTGATGGAAATCAAGGAGAATTAGAAAATGCGATGCTATCTGCTATAAAAAAGCAGGCAGAAAGAAAGAATTACAAATGGGATGAGTAA
- a CDS encoding type IX secretion system membrane protein PorP/SprF — translation MKKFYLITLLLVLFVAPTKAQEGIPVYFDYLSDNYYLVHPAMAGIGEGGKIRLTARKQWFDVDDAPNLQTLNAHFRVSEKSGVGAIIFNDANGYHSQTGVKFTYAHHLRFGGDARNLNQLSFGLSGTVLQSSLDESEFRSVIPDPAVVGSKISATYFNTDLGMSYNYLEFYAHASILNVLSSKRNLYYKDRDDNPAVPEIDNLRRYLFSVGYVFGRGEWQLEPSLMFQMTDFTQEKSMDFNAKVYKDVDFGKVWGGISYRRSFDGAQYTTGTDFGEQRLQLITPIVGVNYKNFMVSYNYSYQMGDIRFDNGGFHQITLGYDFLQSEKRYDCKCPAANY, via the coding sequence ATGAAAAAGTTTTACTTAATAACGCTACTCTTAGTATTGTTTGTAGCTCCGACCAAAGCACAAGAAGGCATCCCAGTTTATTTTGATTACTTATCTGATAACTATTACTTAGTTCATCCTGCTATGGCAGGTATTGGTGAAGGTGGTAAAATTAGACTTACCGCTAGAAAGCAGTGGTTTGATGTAGACGACGCTCCAAATTTACAAACCTTGAATGCTCATTTTAGAGTTAGTGAGAAAAGCGGTGTTGGTGCTATAATTTTTAATGATGCAAATGGGTATCATTCACAAACAGGTGTAAAATTTACTTATGCGCACCATTTAAGATTTGGTGGCGATGCACGTAATTTAAACCAGCTTTCTTTTGGCTTAAGTGGTACAGTTTTACAAAGTAGTTTAGATGAATCAGAGTTTAGATCAGTAATACCAGATCCGGCAGTGGTTGGTTCTAAGATAAGTGCAACCTATTTTAATACAGATTTAGGAATGTCTTATAATTACTTAGAGTTTTATGCACATGCCTCTATTTTAAATGTATTAAGTAGCAAGCGTAATTTATATTATAAAGATAGAGATGATAACCCTGCGGTGCCAGAAATTGATAATTTAAGAAGATACTTATTTTCTGTTGGGTATGTTTTTGGTCGTGGAGAGTGGCAGTTAGAGCCTTCGTTAATGTTTCAAATGACCGATTTTACACAAGAAAAATCAATGGATTTTAATGCGAAAGTATATAAGGATGTAGATTTCGGAAAAGTTTGGGGTGGTATTTCATACCGCAGAAGTTTTGATGGAGCGCAGTATACTACGGGAACCGATTTTGGAGAACAACGTTTGCAGTTAATTACGCCAATAGTTGGGGTTAATTACAAAAATTTCATGGTGTCTTATAACTACTCCTATCAAATGGGAGATATCCGTTTTGATAATGGTGGTTTTCATCAGATTACCCTTGGGTATGACTTCTTGCAATCAGAGAAAAGATATGATTGTAAATGTCCAGCCGCTAATTACTAA
- a CDS encoding NifU family protein, whose product MKEFTITIVETNNPAILKFDTNHFITKSNNYEYKDIDEAKNSPLAQQLFYLPFVKTVYISANFIALERFSIVEWSDVQDEVAQQLVEYLNSGEPIVFEDKDPKKVPATVYAESTPNPAVMKFVSNKTIVPTAFEFKNIDEAKDSDLAKKLFHLPFVKEVFFDENYVSVTKYEVADWNEVTFDIRELIRNFIGDGLEVVSAESVVKKKAEAPKTQLQDANVDDTSKKIIDILEEYVKPAVASDGGNIMFKSYDKESKTVNVILQGACSGCPSSTFTLKNGIENMLKEMMTDHVEHVVAING is encoded by the coding sequence ATGAAAGAGTTTACGATAACTATTGTAGAAACTAATAATCCAGCCATACTTAAGTTCGATACGAACCACTTTATTACTAAAAGCAACAATTACGAATATAAAGATATTGATGAGGCTAAAAATTCTCCTTTAGCACAACAATTATTTTATTTACCCTTTGTAAAAACCGTGTATATCTCTGCAAATTTCATTGCTTTAGAACGTTTCAGCATTGTAGAATGGAGTGATGTTCAGGACGAAGTTGCACAACAACTAGTAGAGTACTTAAACAGTGGAGAGCCTATAGTTTTTGAAGATAAAGACCCTAAAAAAGTACCCGCTACAGTTTACGCTGAAAGCACACCCAATCCTGCGGTAATGAAATTTGTTTCTAACAAAACTATTGTACCGACAGCTTTTGAGTTTAAAAATATTGACGAGGCAAAAGACTCTGATTTAGCGAAAAAACTATTTCACCTTCCTTTTGTAAAAGAAGTTTTCTTTGATGAAAATTATGTATCTGTTACTAAATATGAAGTGGCAGATTGGAATGAGGTTACTTTTGACATCAGAGAATTAATCAGAAATTTCATAGGAGACGGTCTTGAAGTAGTCTCTGCAGAAAGTGTGGTTAAGAAAAAGGCTGAAGCTCCAAAAACTCAGCTTCAAGATGCTAATGTTGACGATACTTCAAAAAAAATAATTGACATTTTAGAAGAGTATGTAAAACCCGCTGTTGCTAGTGATGGTGGTAATATTATGTTTAAGTCCTACGATAAAGAAAGTAAGACGGTAAATGTAATTTTACAAGGTGCTTGTAGCGGTTGTCCTTCTTCTACTTTTACCCTTAAAAATGGAATTGAAAACATGCTTAAAGAAATGATGACAGATCACGTAGAGCACGTTGTTGCTATAAATGGCTAA
- a CDS encoding dodecin family protein — translation MAILKVIEVLANSEKSWEDATKKAVAQASKSVKNIRSVYVNEQSASVEDGEVKDFRVNVKITFEIK, via the coding sequence ATGGCAATTTTAAAAGTAATTGAAGTTTTAGCAAATTCTGAGAAAAGTTGGGAAGATGCAACTAAAAAAGCAGTAGCTCAGGCATCAAAAAGTGTGAAAAATATTCGTTCTGTATATGTTAACGAGCAAAGTGCTTCTGTTGAAGACGGGGAAGTAAAAGATTTTAGAGTGAATGTAAAAATTACCTTTGAAATAAAATAG
- a CDS encoding mechanosensitive ion channel family protein, producing MEKLTDYQEHIDNAINWIWAALPNLILAIFIFIIGLWLIKMINKMVRKFFVKHDYDPSLESFLQSLISIGLKITLFVLVITQLGVQSSSLVAIIGAAGLAIGLALQGSLANFAGGVLILIFKPFKVGDFIAAQGVDGTVKEISIFTTKLSTFGNQIVIVPNGQLSNNNITNYNAQDTRRDKISIGIGYSSDLKKAKDVLLKICADNETIFKDPAPVVYVDELADSSVNLTLRFWANNADFWEAHFFVMEQTKLRFDEEGIEIPFPQVVQYNK from the coding sequence ATGGAAAAACTTACAGATTATCAAGAACACATAGACAATGCCATTAATTGGATTTGGGCAGCATTACCCAATCTAATTCTTGCCATTTTTATCTTTATAATCGGATTGTGGCTTATTAAAATGATCAATAAGATGGTCCGCAAATTCTTTGTTAAGCACGACTATGATCCTTCCTTAGAAAGCTTTTTACAAAGTCTTATTAGTATAGGATTGAAAATAACCTTATTCGTACTTGTTATTACACAGCTAGGCGTGCAATCTTCTTCGCTAGTTGCCATAATTGGTGCTGCAGGTCTTGCTATTGGTTTAGCTTTGCAAGGTTCTCTAGCAAACTTTGCAGGTGGCGTATTAATCTTAATATTTAAACCCTTTAAGGTTGGTGATTTCATTGCTGCTCAAGGCGTAGATGGTACCGTTAAAGAAATTTCTATATTCACTACAAAATTAAGCACCTTCGGAAATCAAATTGTAATTGTTCCTAATGGGCAACTCTCAAATAATAACATTACTAATTATAACGCACAAGATACGCGTAGAGATAAAATATCTATCGGTATTGGATATAGCTCTGATTTAAAAAAGGCTAAAGATGTACTTTTAAAAATTTGTGCTGATAATGAAACTATTTTTAAAGACCCAGCGCCTGTAGTTTATGTAGATGAATTGGCAGATAGTTCTGTAAATCTTACGCTGCGTTTTTGGGCTAATAATGCTGATTTCTGGGAAGCACATTTCTTTGTGATGGAACAAACCAAACTTAGATTTGACGAGGAAGGTATTGAAATTCCTTTCCCACAAGTGGTACAATACAATAAGTAG
- the tsaB gene encoding tRNA (adenosine(37)-N6)-threonylcarbamoyltransferase complex dimerization subunit type 1 TsaB, which produces MALLLNLETATTNCSVSIAENGNLLAIKEFDSAAYSHAEQLHVFIEETLQMASLQMADIDAVAVSKGPGSYTGLRIGVSAAKGLCFALDIPLIAIPTLESMASQANDAEVNFVIPVLDARRMEVYSSVFNQDMEEIRETKAEIIDENSFQEYAAKGKVLILGSGAQKCKDTLSHPNFSFDTTVVPSAKEMAMLSYKKFKENNLENVAYFEPYYLKDFILLKKKA; this is translated from the coding sequence ATGGCACTACTTTTAAATTTAGAAACAGCGACTACAAACTGTTCTGTGAGCATAGCTGAAAATGGAAACTTGTTGGCGATTAAAGAATTTGATAGCGCGGCATATTCTCATGCAGAGCAATTGCATGTGTTTATAGAAGAAACATTGCAAATGGCTTCTTTACAAATGGCTGATATAGACGCTGTGGCAGTCAGTAAAGGTCCAGGATCGTATACAGGTCTTCGTATTGGTGTTTCTGCAGCTAAGGGCTTGTGTTTTGCATTGGACATACCTTTAATAGCTATTCCTACTTTAGAAAGTATGGCAAGCCAGGCTAACGATGCTGAAGTAAATTTTGTTATTCCAGTTTTAGATGCGCGCCGCATGGAAGTCTACTCCAGTGTTTTTAACCAAGATATGGAAGAGATTAGGGAAACGAAAGCTGAAATTATTGATGAAAATTCATTTCAGGAGTATGCAGCAAAAGGTAAAGTGCTCATATTAGGGAGCGGTGCTCAGAAATGTAAGGATACATTGTCCCACCCTAATTTTAGTTTTGATACTACCGTGGTACCATCCGCAAAAGAAATGGCTATGCTATCCTATAAAAAGTTCAAAGAAAACAACCTTGAAAATGTTGCTTACTTTGAACCTTATTATTTAAAAGACTTTATACTTCTTAAAAAGAAAGCCTAG
- a CDS encoding TolC family protein, protein MKFKIILTVFLCSVGIASAQSKKWTLQECVEYAVENNLTIEQFELDLQNVQLEKSDALGDFLPNLNASSSVSGNTGLSFDPTTNQAVTTTIFTATGGFSSNVTLFDGLRNLHRYNRAKLNAISSQYRLDNLKDDIRLNVANAYLQVLSNKESLRVFNAQYAVTQQDLKRTKELVEAGVVARGDLLEVEATAATQEQQIVNAENSIIISKINLAQLLQITAYENFDIVDESFEIPPSEVLTNSPKTIYDKALTFRNDIKLSEMNVDIAEKDLKISKGALLPTLGAFFNYNTRYSSQQQFDAGTGQFFRDSFRDQLWINDGISYGAQLSIPIFNGFTVKNNIKRSKIGIDRAKNQLEQDKLALETTINQAYVDVKSFAKAYEAAEKTVEARRLAFEYSKERFDVGLMNSFDYSQAQSRVDDAEAQLIRTKYDYIFRLKVLEFYFGMPITLD, encoded by the coding sequence ATGAAATTCAAAATAATACTAACAGTATTCTTGTGTTCCGTAGGAATAGCCAGTGCGCAATCTAAGAAATGGACACTTCAAGAATGCGTGGAATATGCTGTAGAGAATAACTTAACTATTGAACAGTTTGAGTTGGACTTACAAAATGTGCAACTTGAAAAATCGGATGCCCTTGGTGATTTTTTGCCTAACTTAAATGCATCAAGTTCTGTTTCAGGGAATACAGGTCTTTCTTTTGACCCTACAACAAACCAAGCGGTAACCACGACTATTTTTACAGCTACTGGGGGTTTCTCTTCTAACGTAACCTTGTTTGACGGACTCAGAAATTTGCACCGCTATAATAGAGCTAAGTTGAATGCTATTTCTAGCCAATACCGCTTAGATAATCTAAAAGATGATATACGTTTAAATGTTGCCAATGCTTATTTACAAGTACTGTCTAACAAAGAATCTTTACGTGTATTTAATGCGCAGTATGCCGTGACGCAGCAAGATTTAAAACGTACGAAAGAGTTAGTAGAGGCTGGCGTGGTGGCGCGTGGAGATTTATTAGAGGTTGAAGCAACAGCAGCTACACAAGAGCAACAAATAGTAAACGCAGAAAATTCAATCATAATCTCTAAAATTAATTTAGCACAGTTACTGCAAATTACAGCATATGAGAATTTTGATATTGTCGATGAGTCTTTTGAAATTCCGCCATCAGAAGTATTGACTAATTCTCCAAAGACCATATATGACAAAGCGCTGACCTTCAGAAATGATATTAAATTATCAGAGATGAATGTAGATATAGCAGAAAAAGATTTAAAAATAAGCAAAGGAGCTTTGTTGCCTACTTTGGGAGCTTTCTTTAATTACAATACTAGATACTCTAGCCAACAGCAGTTTGATGCTGGTACTGGTCAGTTTTTTAGAGATAGTTTTAGAGACCAGTTATGGATCAATGATGGTATTTCTTATGGAGCGCAATTAAGCATTCCAATTTTTAATGGCTTTACAGTAAAGAATAATATCAAACGATCTAAAATAGGTATTGATAGAGCAAAGAATCAGTTAGAGCAAGATAAATTAGCGCTAGAAACCACAATTAATCAAGCGTACGTAGATGTTAAAAGTTTTGCTAAAGCCTATGAAGCCGCAGAAAAAACAGTGGAAGCAAGACGTTTGGCCTTTGAATATTCTAAGGAACGTTTTGATGTAGGTTTAATGAACTCGTTTGATTATAGTCAAGCACAATCTAGAGTAGATGATGCGGAGGCGCAATTGATACGCACAAAATATGATTACATTTTTAGACTTAAAGTATTAGAATTTTATTTTGGGATGCCTATTACCTTAGATTAA